The following nucleotide sequence is from Amblyraja radiata isolate CabotCenter1 unplaced genomic scaffold, sAmbRad1.1.pri scaffold_1059_ctg1, whole genome shotgun sequence.
cccgaacccgaacccgaacccgaacccgaacccgaacccgaacccgaacccgaacccgaacccgaacccgaacccgaacccgaacccgaacccgaaccgaacccgaacccgaacccgaacccgaacccgaacccgaacccgaacccgaacccgaacccgaacccgacccgaacccgaacccgaacccgaacccgaacccgaaccctaacccctaacccgaacccgaacccgaacccgaacccgaacccgaacccgaacccgaacccgaacccgaacccgaacccgaacccgaacccgaacccgaacccgaacccgaacccgaacccgaacccgaacccgaacccgaacccgaacccgaacccgaacccgaacccgaacccgaacccgaaccctaacccgaacccgaacccgaacccgaacccgaacccgaacccgaacccgaacccgaacccgaacccgaacccgaaccgaaccctaacccgaacccgaaccaacccgaacccgaacccgaacccgaacccgaacccgaaccgaacccgaacccgaacccgaacccgaacccgaacccgaacccgaacccgaacccgaacccgaacccgaacccgaacccgaacccgaacccgaacccgaaccctaacccgaacccgaacccgaacccgcccgaacccgaacccgaacccgaacccgaacccgaacccgaacccgaacccgaacccgaacccgaacccgaacccgaacccaacccgaacccgaaccctaacccgaacccgaacccgaacccgaacccgaacccgaacccgaacccgaacccgaacccgaacccgaacccgaacccgaacccaacCCCGAACccgacccgaacccgaacccgaaccgaacccgaacccgaacccgaacccgaacccgaaccccgaacccgaacccgaacccgaacccgaacccgaacccgaacccgaacccgaacccgaacccgaacccgaacccgaacccgacccgaacccgaacccgaacccgaaccgaacccgaaccgaacccgaacccgaacccgaaccaacccgaacccgaacccgaacccgaacccgaacccgaacccgaacccgaacccgaacccgaacccgaacccgaacccgaacccgaacccgaacccgaacccgaacccgaacccgaacccgaacccgaacccgaacccgaacccgaacccgaccccgacccgaacccgaacccgaacccgaacccgaacccgaacccgaacccgaacccgaacccgaacccgaacccgaaccgaacccgaacccgaacccgaaccgaaccgaacccgaacccgaacccgaacccgaacccgaacccgaacccgaacccgaacccgaaccaaccgaacccgaacccgaacccgaacccgaacccgaacccgaacccgaacccgaacccgaacccgaacccgaacccgaacccgaaccgaacccgaaccgaaccgaacccgaacccgaacccgaacccgaacccgaacccgaacccgaaccgaacccgaacccgaacccgaacccgaacccgaacccgaacccgaacccgaacccgaacccgaacccgaacccgaacccgaacccgaaccgaacccgaacccgaacccgaacccgaacccgaacccgaaacccgaacccgaacccgaacccgaacccgaacccgaacccgaacccgaacccgaacccgaacccgaacccgaacccgaacccaacccgaacccgaacccgaaccctaacccgaaccccgaacccgaaccctaacccgaacccgaacccgaacccgaacccgaacccgaacccgaacccgaacccgaaccctaaccaacccgaacccgaaccctaacccgaacccgaacccgaacccgaacccgaacccgaacccgaacccgaacccgaaccgaacccgaaccgaacccgaacccgaacgaaccgaacccgaacccgaaccgaacccgaacccgaacccgaaaccgaacccgaacccgaacccgaacccgaccccgaacccgaacccgaacccgaacccgaacccgaacccgaacccgaaccgaacccgaacccgaacccgaacccgaaaccCGAACCcgaaacccgaacccgaacccgaacccgaaccgaaacccaacccgaacccgaacccgaacccgaacccgaaccgaacccgaacccgaaccccgaacccgaacccgaacccgaacccgaacccgaacccgaaccgaaACCCGA
It contains:
- the LOC116969713 gene encoding LOW QUALITY PROTEIN: cell surface glycoprotein 1-like (The sequence of the model RefSeq protein was modified relative to this genomic sequence to represent the inferred CDS: inserted 1 base in 1 codon; deleted 2 bases in 1 codon; substituted 1 base at 1 genomic stop codon), producing PEPEPEPEPEPEPEPEPEPEPEPEPEPEPEPEPEPEPEPEPEPEPEPEPDPXPEPEPEPEPEPEPEPEPEPEPEPEPNPNPNPNRTEPEPEPEPEPEPEPEPEPEPTEPEPEPEPEPEPEPEPEPEPEPEPEPEPNPNRTEPEPEPEPEPEPEPTEPEPEPEPEPEPEPEPEPEPEPEPEPEPEPNPNPNPNPNPNPKPEPEPEPEPEPEPEPEPEPEPEPEPEPNPNPNPNPNPNPEPEPXPEPEPEPEPEPEPEPEPEPEPEPEPEPEPEPEPEPNPNRTRTRTNRTRTRTEPEPEPETEPEPEPEPDPEPEPEPEPEPEPEPEPNPNPNPNPKPEPETRTRTRTRTETQPEPEPEPEPEPNPNPNPEPEPEPEPEPEPEPKPEP